One window of the Rhizorhabdus dicambivorans genome contains the following:
- a CDS encoding MarR family transcriptional regulator, with product MAENQLSSWMRALVSYVRSGQPDLTNRQMALLLISYITPGPHTVRGLAQQLGVSKPVITRALNTLGSLGYLRRERDDNDRRNIFVAKTEKGAAFLDAFGKSIDLEKVRG from the coding sequence ATGGCCGAAAATCAGCTTTCCTCCTGGATGCGGGCGCTGGTCTCCTATGTTCGGTCGGGCCAACCGGACTTGACGAACCGGCAGATGGCGCTGCTGCTGATCAGCTACATCACCCCAGGGCCTCATACGGTGCGCGGCTTGGCTCAACAGCTCGGCGTGTCGAAGCCGGTGATAACGCGCGCCTTGAATACCTTGGGCTCGCTCGGCTATCTGCGCCGCGAACGCGACGATAATGACCGTCGCAACATCTTTGTCGCCAAGACCGAAAAAGGGGCCGCCTTCCTCGATGCCTTCGGAAAGTCCATCGATCTCGAGAAGGTTCGCGGCTGA